The sequence CCACGAAGTCTGCTCGCAATAGCATGAGGCAAAACACGCTCATCCGCAGCGGAAACAAATGTTTTCGGCATTCCGTGCATCCCAACGATTCGAGTTGTTGAAACATGGACCGAACAAATCTTTTGGGCATTCTGTGCATCCCAACGATTCCGGTTGTTGACACATGGACCGCTGTCAGAATGTCGGGGACATTTTGGGGATCGAACACTGCGATGCAGCGTTCAACGCTATCCTGCAGGCACACACACCTCACAAAACAAACGCTGCTAGTTGGAACGCCCTACACCAGCATAAATCACAACGCGGAGAGCCGAAAGGGCCCAGCATCTCTTATCCAACCACATACCACGCCACTGGCTATCAGCCTCCATTGTCTGACCCGAGCAacacggcgaggagggcgacttCCACTCACCGCGAGAAGCAGTGCAGAGAAAGTGGGAACAAAAAAACGGAATACATGAGAAAACAGCCGCGTGACACGACGACGTCTCACTGGCATCGAAAGTTGGCAAGAAAATATGCATGTATTATAAAGCAAACCTCACGGAATCGAATCACAAAACACTGTTCCCCTCCGTCAAGATGGTGGCGGATGCCAGCCCATGAGAATGTGAAAACGTACACACGTATGCCTGCAGATATACCTACACCCACACGAAGACACCCCATGTTTCTGACATGTGAACCTTACCTCTCGTCATCCGTCCCATCGAGCTCCTTCATTCGCTGAGCCACATACtccggctgcgtcgcctttgACACAGCACTGTAGGATGAAGCTGCCAGGATCATGATTCCTAATACAActgagcaggcgccgcctgaAAACGCGGCGATGCTTGGCACAGACATGTTGGCGTATTCTTGGAAAAGTAAAATCCCCCCCAACGAGCCGCTTGCAATAAGCGTTGAGTTGACCATGGGAACCACGTATTTCGCCTCATGCCTACAAAAGGAAGCCACACAGAGAGGCGCAACACAACACATTCACGCACGCCCAAGTGGATTGGCAACCCCACCCTGTGCGATAGCGCGGGCTGGagccgcctctcttctccgacTATGAAACAgccctcctctctgcccGACTTCGAGAGCTCCATCACGGAACATGAGTGGTAGATGATGTTACGTATTCTACAGCCCTCGTTCTTACCGAGACAGAGCGAGGTTCAAGTAAAACAGTTGCGAACCGCAGAACAGGACGGTCGCCAAGCAGCACAGATAGAATCCATATCTCTGCAGGCACACTGCGAGGCCTTCGGAGCTTAGGATCTCGATGAGGGCTTTCGCGCTTAGGTTTCCCAGACCGCCGAAAACGCCGCTCAAGGCTGACACGGTGAGACGCTGCAGCCACAAGGGCGGCTCGGTCACCGGCCCCGCTGACGTAGGCAACAGCCGGAGAGAATCTGTCGTTCCTTTccctgcacacgcgcagcaagGTACACCACGGGAGCGTAGCACGATGCGCCTACTTGAAATGCAGTTGTCTGACAACTACCTCCATCTCAGTCGAACCGTTCTCTTCGAAATGACGTAGACAAATGACGTAGACAAACTCTAAAGCGTGCTGGCGGCCCCTCGTCGCCCACACGCACACGTGAAAAATTCTACCTAGGACTGCGCGCAGTGCCCCTCAGTCCTCCATCGGTTCGGGAATCCTACAGCCGCATCTCCGGGCAGACGGGATGCATCTTGGAATGCGACCTCGAGATGCCGCTTACGTGCTGGGGCTCCGCGGTGCAGCCTGTTTTgcctctgttttctctgAGTCCCAGGGCACGCTAAGAAAGAGCAAGGCGTCTGATTTTCTGGGCTGCACACTGAAACCACTGGGCTACACCTGTCTCACTCACCTGTAGAGAAGGCGTAATCCGACCAGACACTCCTCGccccgccgtcttcgcgcaAAGACGACAAGACGAAACACGCCGCAGTGTGAATAGGTGAGGTGAGGGTGCAGTAGGCGAGGCAAACAAATACGGCCAGCAGATAGACGGAAAAGGCCGGCTGCGCTATCATAGCAGACAACGACGTGAGCGTGTAGGGGGGGACCTGCGCGCAAAAAAGGACGACACCACGCAGAAGGCCTTGACGCACTGCCTTCCAAGGATACGCGCGGGGTGTCGCAGCAGCCTGGAACTTGCTCAGCAAGCATGGACAGGCGCGACTCTGCCACCCCGTCtgccctctctgcagcggctgtcATATTTCCGGACCGGTGGCGTGCTCCCGTCTGCGTTTCTTTTCGCCTACCTCGTGTGCCCCGTAGGCAATGACAATCACGATGCCGAAGAGAATGCACATGGAGCCGATAATGTCCGAGGGCAGAAGCTTCTCTCTCAGCAAGTAGCCAACCAGGATGACATTCCAGAAAATGTGCATCCCACCGAAGGGCAGGACTATCGACTGCGACACAAACACGCTCGCATGACAGCATACGCCGTGGCGCATACACCGACGCCCTGGGCAGCGCCTTACATGCCGTGGTCTGCCGGAGTCACCCAAATACAACAGAAAccagcagaagcgcgagcaGATCGAAACActcgagagcgcggcgcatgctGGCGGCGCACCACGCGGCCGTCCCTCATACTTATAACGAATGGCGACACTGAATCAAATAGGAAATGCCAAGTAAACCCGAAAACTCGGGTCCGCAAGCGCTGCCGGAGGCAGAGACACTGACACGTGGAGGATTAGCCAAGGCCACCGAATAATTTCCGCTGTACCCGCATGATTGCAGGTCTCAAAGACAgaagcaggcgcctcgcatGCACTGAGTCAGCGCCGTCGTATGGTGCCCATCCTTTTTCTCCATGGACTGTGTCTGCAGCAAACCGGAAAATGCTGCGTTACACCTGCCATCCTCCCACAGACTTACAGCAGCCGCGAACTTGAGAGCCATGATTGTGAGGACGGGGTTCACGATGACAGTCAAGAAGGTTCCCAGGAGCCACAGAGGGCGCTGATGCAGCGAACGGGTCGTGTTGCCTCGGCCTCGTTCCTGTTGGGCCAATAAAACACACAAATGTCTCGAGTGCACGTTGAAAATGGGGAACGAGTATCGGCGGCAAATCCTCAGGAGGTCCGCGCCACGGGGCATACACACATGCTGCGCTCCTACGCATACACCAGGTGGGGCGCAAATGGAACTTCATATCTAAGCGAAAGTATTAAAACAGCGGATTCAAGCACAAAATCCTCTCCCATACTCTGATCAGGCCTACGGCCCGCATACTACTAGCAACCAGTGACGGCCGTAAGCGAGCGTGCCGTAAAGTGAGGAGGAAAGGCGGTTCTCCCATTCGATGACGGCGAATCGCCTCCGCGGTGCAGCACACCTCTTCACGCGCCAATGCCACGTGAGCGCCGCCAGGCATACAGAGGAGCTTTGCGTGCCAAGTCTGCCGCAGGCCCTTCCGGCGGCTGGTTTAGAAGTCAGCTGCTTGAGAAAAATACGTACCTTGACGTACGAAAGCCGGACTATATTGTCCCCGAGGGCGCCAgcgaaagaggagacgaTGCTGAGAATGACGCCGATGTACCAAGTGCTGTGTAGCGAGTGACAACTCTCTACCAGGTACTGGACCAGGGCGTGAGGCGAAGGGGTTGTAGAAATAGCCATCTTCGCGGTTAACAGGAAACTACGGGAACAACAGGGTGACAATTTGCCTCAACGCGAACGCGCGCAACGGAAATCAGGACGTCGGGCCGTCCACGGGAAAACTAAAAAACGAAGCGACGAGTCATCGTTGGTGTGCGCCCTACCGCTCGACTGTGCGACCGGCTCCTCGCAAGCCACGCAGGAACAATGAATCCAACTCACATGATAGCGGCGTGGCTCAATGCTTCTCACGATTGTTACACGACGATGGAGTGGAGAGGAATACGGAAAAAACGCGCTGCCAACCAAAGTTCCTTGCGAAGGACCCCGAACTAGATTCGCCTTTCCGCCTCTAGCCGGCGTGGCGAGAAGACCGTGCGCCGCGAATCGACTGGAACAAAGACGCGACCCTGGGCAAACCCGGGAGGATCTCGCACGAGACGCGTCCAGCGCAGAGGAAATATGTACAAGCTTCAAGGCCTGTACGCACTTCTGTAGGAAAACACGGCGCGAACACTGTTCAATCCGTCCAAATGCCACTCGTTACAACGAAGAACCCAGCGCACCCGAGAGGCGGGGTCAAATGCCAAACGGCGCGGAACGAAAAAATTTAGGCGGTGGCGCCAAGGTGTAATTATGTGGCGAGACACTCGTGTCACCCACCGCACATCTGCAGAACGCAAACTCAAGAATGTGGGTCCTTGAGGTCAGCACACGCGCTGCAATCCTGCTGCAGCCCAAGCCCAGGACATCGATTTGTCGTGGCTTGCGAGGCTTGACTCGAAAAAACccacgcgacggcgcgcctcgtcttctgaCCGCTGAGAATCCGCGCTGTGCCAGTACAGGTTCAGATCCCGGAGGTGTGAGAATATCCGGGCCAGCACGAAGCGTATGTATCAGGGCGAAAACGTACGACACGCTGCCTCCCGGATTGATGCAAAATTGCACCGCGCCGGGTACCTTGCCCACGCGGCAGCCTAACTCACCGACCGCGACCCTGCCAGCGGTATGCTTGACGACAGTGGAGAGACTGCTCTACTCccgctcgcttcgccttccgACAAAACCCGTTAGCCTCTTGCCCTGCCGTAGGAAGGAGACAATCGCTTTCTGCTGAAGATTCACTGTGGTGTTTTTCTTTCGTGGTCTCGTGAGTGCCGTTTGTGGGAGCTTCTCTCGTTTGTGGCTAGACGTGACCGCGTGCGACTGCGGTCGACAGTTTGGACAAAGCAGGCGGGGTCGCGTTTGGTCGAGATGCGAGTGACAGTGCAGCGTCGTTCCCAGCGGCGTCTGTAACTGCGTTTTTGTTTCCGCGTTTTTTCGCAGACGCATGT is a genomic window of Besnoitia besnoiti strain Bb-Ger1 chromosome IV, whole genome shotgun sequence containing:
- a CDS encoding hypothetical protein (encoded by transcript BESB_055120), with the protein product MAISTTPSPHALVQYLVESCHSLHSTWYIGVILSIVSSFAGALGDNIVRLSYVKERGRGNTTRSLHQRPLWLLGTFLTVIVNPVLTIMALKFAAASIVLPFGGMHIFWNVILVGYLLREKLLPSDIIGSMCILFGIVIVIAYGAHEVPPYTLTSLSAMIAQPAFSVYLLAVFVCLAYCTLTSPIHTAACFVLSSLREDGGARSVWSDYAFSTGKGTTDSLRLLPTSAGPVTEPPLWLQRLTVSALSGVFGGLGNLSAKALIEILSSEGLAVCLQRYGFYLCCLATVLFCGSQLFYLNLALSRHEAKYVVPMVNSTLIASGSLGGILLFQEYANMSVPSIAAFSGGACSVVLGIMILAASSYSAVSKATQPEYVAQRMKELDGTDDERIALNAASQCSIPKMSPTF